A stretch of the Bacillus licheniformis DSM 13 = ATCC 14580 genome encodes the following:
- a CDS encoding efflux RND transporter periplasmic adaptor subunit has product MKKIWIGIVIVGAAALFIGLNLYRSVQTSGGAEEAVQTVKLEEKEISSEVMVPGTLQFANEQYEYFEPEKGEIADIKVKEGDKVKKGDVLFTYTNEEIRLEKEQNALSIQSKDLQLEQVKRKISSLKSKEDELKAELGAEKAKRQIDEERSQLEMEEKSLQLELKQADLQKETLEKKSAALQVKSGIDGTVITVDKQAAAKQSDIQKPVIHIGNEDKLVVKGVLSEYDTLKVKKGQNVTITSDVIQNKEWRGRVSQVGLVPKEEASAGVAGTKEQAVQYPFEVKIKGERPKAKSGFNMILKIQTDKRIVQALPEDAVKQDGDQSYVFAVRDGKAKRINVKTGEKADGLVEITGGLTNKDPVIANPAEDMKSGTEVKLQ; this is encoded by the coding sequence ATGAAAAAAATATGGATCGGCATCGTCATTGTTGGGGCTGCTGCGCTTTTTATCGGACTCAACCTCTACCGCTCGGTTCAAACGAGCGGAGGGGCTGAAGAAGCGGTTCAAACCGTGAAATTGGAAGAAAAAGAGATTTCTTCTGAAGTCATGGTTCCGGGGACCCTTCAGTTTGCAAACGAACAATACGAATATTTTGAACCTGAAAAAGGAGAAATTGCCGACATCAAAGTAAAAGAAGGCGATAAGGTGAAAAAAGGAGATGTGCTTTTCACCTATACAAATGAAGAAATTCGCCTGGAAAAGGAGCAAAACGCTTTATCCATTCAATCGAAGGATCTCCAGCTTGAACAGGTTAAGCGAAAAATCAGCAGCCTAAAAAGCAAGGAAGACGAGCTGAAGGCTGAGCTCGGAGCGGAAAAAGCCAAGAGGCAAATTGATGAAGAACGGTCACAGCTTGAAATGGAAGAAAAATCGCTCCAGCTTGAACTGAAACAAGCCGACCTGCAAAAGGAAACGCTCGAGAAGAAATCGGCAGCGCTGCAAGTGAAAAGCGGCATTGACGGGACGGTTATTACCGTTGACAAACAAGCCGCTGCAAAGCAATCGGATATTCAAAAGCCGGTTATACATATAGGTAACGAGGACAAGCTTGTCGTTAAAGGCGTGCTCTCAGAGTATGACACATTGAAAGTGAAAAAGGGACAGAACGTGACCATCACGTCGGATGTCATCCAAAATAAAGAGTGGCGTGGAAGGGTATCACAAGTCGGATTGGTTCCCAAAGAAGAGGCGTCTGCAGGTGTTGCGGGAACAAAGGAGCAAGCTGTTCAATATCCGTTTGAAGTCAAAATAAAAGGGGAGCGTCCTAAAGCAAAGTCCGGCTTTAACATGATTCTCAAAATCCAGACGGACAAAAGAATCGTTCAGGCTCTTCCTGAAGATGCCGTCAAGCAGGATGGTGATCAATCATACGTGTTTGCCGTAAGAGACGGCAAGGCAAAACGGATCAATGTCAAAACCGGTGAGAAAGCAGACGGCCTCGTTGAAATTACCGGCGGTCTGACAAACAAGGACCCGGTTATCGCAAACCCGGCCGAGGATATGAAAAGCGGAACGGAAGTGAAGCTTCAATGA
- a CDS encoding ABC transporter ATP-binding protein codes for MIELSKVKKSYQIGGETIDVLREIDMKIEPGEYLSIMGPSGSGKSTIMNIIGCLDRPTSGIYRLDGEDISSYGERELAGVRNRLIGFVFQQFQLLPRLNAIKNVELPMIYGGVPRKERRERAERALEKVGLKDRMRHMPNELSGGQKQRVAIARAIVNEPKLILADEPTGALDTKTSRDIMEQFTELNEEGTTVVLVTHEPEIADYTSRTIMVRDGVIVSPETERRGTVQ; via the coding sequence ATGATTGAGCTTTCCAAAGTGAAAAAAAGCTACCAAATCGGAGGAGAAACCATTGATGTTCTCAGGGAGATCGATATGAAAATCGAGCCGGGAGAATATCTGTCCATCATGGGGCCGTCCGGTTCGGGAAAATCGACGATCATGAACATTATCGGCTGCCTTGACCGCCCGACATCGGGTATTTACAGGCTGGACGGCGAGGATATTTCATCATACGGCGAAAGGGAGCTTGCCGGTGTCAGAAACCGTTTAATCGGTTTTGTTTTTCAGCAGTTTCAGCTTCTGCCGCGCTTGAATGCCATAAAAAATGTGGAGCTTCCGATGATTTACGGCGGCGTTCCAAGAAAGGAGCGGCGGGAGCGGGCTGAACGGGCGCTCGAAAAAGTCGGGCTCAAGGACAGAATGCGCCATATGCCGAACGAGCTTTCCGGCGGGCAAAAACAGCGTGTAGCCATCGCTAGAGCGATCGTCAATGAACCGAAACTGATATTGGCTGATGAACCGACCGGAGCGCTCGATACGAAAACAAGCCGGGACATCATGGAGCAATTCACCGAATTGAATGAGGAAGGAACGACGGTGGTGCTCGTCACACACGAACCTGAAATTGCGGACTATACAAGCCGGACCATCATGGTGAGGGACGGTGTGATCGTCTCGCCGGAAACAGAGCGGAGGGGGACGGTGCAATGA
- a CDS encoding ABC transporter permease produces the protein MNLIENLRMALSSILSHKLRSILTMLGIIIGVGSVIVVVAAGQGGEQMLKQTISGPGNTVEIYYQPSNEELTANPNAYLDAGFTEEDIRSLKSLEGVKHVVAKTTESMNARFRDENTDAAVNGINDGYISINSMEIEKGREFSEEDYLAGSRVAIISPKLAEELFSQQSPLGRVVWINSQPVEIIGVLKEETGLLALGMNEMYVPFSMLKSSFGISDYDSVSVQAESADDLQAVGKRAAAAVNKNHGTSDSYEVMNMEAIAAGISQITTIMTMFIGSIAGISLLVGGIGVMNIMLVSVTERTREIGIRKSLGATRGQILMQFLIESSLITLIGGVFGIGLGYGGAALVSFFAGWPPLVSWQVVLGGVLFSMAIGIIFGLIPANKAARLHPIDALRYE, from the coding sequence ATGAATCTCATCGAAAACTTGAGAATGGCTTTAAGTTCCATCCTTTCCCATAAACTGCGATCGATTTTAACAATGCTTGGAATCATTATTGGTGTAGGCTCCGTTATTGTCGTTGTTGCAGCGGGGCAAGGAGGAGAGCAGATGCTCAAGCAGACGATCAGCGGACCCGGCAACACGGTCGAAATCTATTATCAGCCCAGCAATGAAGAATTAACCGCCAATCCGAACGCCTACTTAGACGCCGGCTTCACCGAAGAAGACATCAGAAGCTTAAAGTCACTCGAAGGCGTGAAACATGTCGTTGCGAAAACAACCGAGTCCATGAATGCCCGCTTCCGGGATGAAAATACGGATGCCGCTGTAAACGGCATTAATGACGGATATATCAGCATCAATTCGATGGAAATCGAAAAGGGAAGAGAATTTTCAGAAGAGGATTACCTTGCTGGAAGCAGGGTCGCCATTATTTCGCCGAAGCTTGCGGAAGAACTGTTTTCTCAGCAGTCGCCTCTCGGCCGTGTCGTATGGATAAATAGCCAGCCTGTTGAAATCATCGGCGTATTGAAAGAAGAAACCGGGCTGCTTGCATTGGGGATGAATGAGATGTATGTTCCATTTTCAATGTTAAAATCGTCCTTCGGCATCAGCGACTATGACTCTGTCTCCGTTCAAGCTGAGTCTGCCGACGATCTGCAGGCCGTCGGGAAGCGGGCTGCAGCGGCCGTCAACAAGAATCACGGCACTTCGGACTCGTACGAAGTGATGAACATGGAGGCCATAGCGGCCGGAATCAGCCAGATTACAACAATTATGACGATGTTCATCGGTTCAATTGCAGGCATTTCTTTACTCGTTGGGGGGATCGGCGTCATGAATATTATGCTGGTGTCGGTCACTGAACGGACGAGGGAAATCGGGATTCGAAAATCGCTTGGTGCAACAAGAGGCCAGATTCTGATGCAATTTTTAATAGAATCGTCTTTAATTACACTGATCGGCGGGGTGTTTGGCATCGGCCTTGGATACGGCGGTGCAGCCCTCGTATCGTTTTTTGCCGGGTGGCCGCCGCTCGTTTCCTGGCAGGTGGTCCTCGGAGGCGTCCTGTTCAGCATGGCGATCGGGATTATCTTTGGACTCATCCCGGCCAATAAAGCGGCCCGCCTTCATCCGATTGATGCATTGAGGTATGAGTAA
- a CDS encoding DeoR/GlpR family DNA-binding transcription regulator encodes MLTPERHQLIIDEIEKHDVVKIQYLMNLTNASESTIRRDLSTLEARGYLKRVHGGASRLSDIRTEPDMLEKSSKNLHEKRKIAQEAASLLEEGDCIYLDAGTTTLQMIDFINPEMDIIVVTNGVMHIEALGKKGITFYLLGGYVKYKTGAIVGGSALSAISQYRFDKSFIGVNGIHKEAGFTTPDPEEALLKTKAVNQAKKAFILADVSKFGEISFSAFAGLDEATIITAGSAKHSFDNYQEKTVVKVVKT; translated from the coding sequence GTGTTGACTCCCGAACGGCATCAGCTGATTATTGACGAGATTGAAAAGCATGATGTCGTGAAAATCCAGTACTTAATGAATTTAACGAACGCATCTGAGTCAACGATCAGAAGAGATTTGTCGACGCTGGAAGCCCGCGGATATTTAAAGCGTGTTCATGGAGGGGCATCAAGGCTTTCCGATATTCGTACGGAGCCTGACATGCTAGAGAAATCATCCAAAAACCTTCATGAAAAGCGAAAAATCGCTCAAGAAGCGGCCTCACTTCTTGAAGAAGGCGATTGTATTTACCTTGATGCCGGAACGACCACATTGCAAATGATCGATTTTATCAATCCAGAGATGGATATTATCGTGGTTACAAATGGAGTCATGCACATTGAGGCACTAGGTAAAAAAGGCATTACTTTTTATTTATTAGGCGGGTATGTGAAGTATAAAACCGGAGCGATCGTAGGCGGTTCGGCTTTATCAGCCATCAGCCAATACCGGTTTGACAAAAGCTTCATCGGCGTCAACGGCATTCATAAGGAAGCGGGGTTCACGACTCCGGATCCTGAAGAAGCGCTTTTGAAAACAAAAGCTGTCAACCAGGCGAAAAAAGCATTTATTTTAGCTGACGTTTCCAAGTTTGGGGAAATTTCATTTTCTGCCTTTGCCGGTTTAGACGAAGCAACTATCATTACAGCAGGATCTGCAAAACATTCATTTGATAACTATCAAGAAAAAACTGTCGTAAAGGTAGTGAAAACATGA
- the pfkB gene encoding 1-phosphofructokinase, with product MIYTVTLNPSVDYIVHVEEFSVGGLNRSVYDTKYPGGKGINVSRVLNRHHVPSKVLGFIGGFTGGYIKSFLEEEKLETAFHEVNGDTRINVKLKTGDETEINGQGPVISEEDFAAFLDQFSAMKEGDIVVLAGSIPSSLPQDTYEKIAEKCKEQNVRVVVDISGEALLKAAEMKPLLMKPNHHELGEMFGTTITSAEEAVPYGKKLVERGAENAIVSMAGEGALLCTKDGVYHANVPKGKLVNSVGAGDSVVAGFLAGIEKQLGIKEAFRLGVASGSATAFSEELGTEELVHKLLPEVQVKAI from the coding sequence ATGATATACACTGTAACTCTCAACCCATCGGTCGACTATATTGTTCACGTTGAAGAATTTTCTGTAGGCGGGCTGAATCGTTCAGTCTATGACACGAAATATCCCGGAGGCAAAGGAATCAATGTCTCACGCGTACTGAACAGACACCATGTACCTTCAAAAGTTCTCGGTTTTATCGGCGGTTTTACCGGGGGATATATCAAATCATTTCTCGAAGAAGAGAAGCTTGAAACGGCTTTTCATGAGGTGAATGGCGACACGCGCATCAATGTCAAATTGAAGACCGGGGATGAGACGGAAATCAACGGGCAGGGGCCGGTCATCAGCGAAGAAGATTTCGCGGCCTTTTTAGACCAGTTTTCAGCGATGAAAGAAGGGGACATTGTTGTACTGGCGGGCAGCATTCCTTCATCATTGCCGCAGGACACATATGAAAAGATTGCGGAAAAATGCAAAGAGCAAAATGTCCGGGTTGTCGTTGATATTTCGGGTGAGGCCCTTTTAAAAGCAGCAGAAATGAAGCCGCTTTTAATGAAACCGAACCATCACGAGCTCGGAGAAATGTTTGGAACAACTATCACCTCGGCCGAAGAAGCGGTGCCTTACGGAAAGAAACTCGTTGAACGCGGGGCTGAAAACGCGATCGTTTCCATGGCTGGAGAAGGCGCACTTTTATGTACAAAAGACGGTGTCTACCATGCCAACGTACCTAAAGGAAAGCTCGTAAACTCAGTCGGTGCGGGGGATTCAGTGGTTGCAGGCTTTCTCGCAGGCATTGAAAAACAGCTTGGCATCAAAGAAGCTTTTCGCTTAGGAGTCGCTTCAGGAAGCGCAACTGCCTTTTCAGAGGAGCTGGGAACGGAAGAGCTCGTTCACAAGCTGCTTCCGGAAGTTCAAGTCAAAGCGATATAA
- a CDS encoding PTS fructose transporter subunit IIABC has protein sequence MKITELLTKHTIKLNLESSQKENVIEELVSVLDQAGKLNDKEGYKEAVINREKQSSTGIGEGIAIPHAKTASVKEPAIAFGRSKGGVDYESLDGQPSHLVFMIAATDGANNTHLEALSRLSTLLMREEIRKQLLEASSEDEIIDIINQHDKDDDEEEEQAEEAPAPSAKGKILAVTACPTGIAHTFMAADALKEKAKELGVDIKVETNGSSGIKNGLTAQEIEDAVAIIVAADKQVEMERFQGKHVIEVPVTAGIRRPQELIEQALKQDAPIYQGKGGGATASEDGAAKGKGGGFYKHLMSGVSNMLPFVVGGGILVAISFFWGINATKPGDPTYNEFAAVLNNIGGTNALGLIVAVLAGFIAMSIADRPGFAPGMVGGFMATQAGAGFLGGLIAGFLAGYIVVLLKKVFAGLPQVLDGLKPVLLYPLFGIFLTGIIMQYVVNTPVKYIMDGMTHWLEGLGTGNLVVMGIVLGGMMAIDMGGPINKAAFTFGIAMIEAGNFGPHAAIMAGGMVPPLGIALATTFFKNKFSKRDREAGITNYVMGLSFITEGAIPFAAADPARVIPACIIGSAVAGGLSQFFHVTLQAPHGGIFVLFFTTNHALLYLLSILIGAVVTALILGVLKKPVPTEK, from the coding sequence ATGAAAATAACTGAGCTACTAACAAAGCATACGATCAAGTTAAACCTTGAGAGCAGCCAGAAAGAAAACGTTATCGAAGAACTCGTCAGCGTTTTGGATCAGGCTGGCAAGTTGAATGATAAAGAAGGCTACAAAGAAGCTGTGATCAACCGCGAGAAACAAAGCTCTACCGGTATCGGCGAAGGCATCGCCATCCCGCATGCGAAAACGGCAAGCGTCAAAGAGCCTGCGATCGCGTTCGGCCGTTCAAAAGGCGGCGTCGATTATGAATCCCTTGACGGCCAGCCAAGCCATCTCGTTTTCATGATCGCCGCTACAGACGGTGCAAATAACACTCACCTCGAAGCATTGTCAAGACTGTCGACTTTGCTTATGAGGGAGGAGATTCGCAAACAGCTGCTTGAAGCTTCATCTGAAGACGAAATCATCGACATCATCAATCAGCATGATAAAGATGATGATGAAGAAGAAGAGCAGGCCGAAGAGGCTCCTGCACCATCAGCAAAAGGAAAAATCCTTGCGGTTACAGCATGCCCGACAGGGATCGCCCACACGTTCATGGCTGCGGATGCTTTGAAAGAAAAAGCGAAAGAGCTTGGGGTTGATATCAAAGTTGAAACGAACGGTTCAAGCGGTATTAAAAATGGTCTGACGGCCCAGGAAATCGAAGATGCCGTTGCGATCATTGTCGCCGCCGACAAGCAGGTTGAAATGGAACGCTTTCAAGGCAAGCATGTCATTGAAGTACCTGTAACAGCAGGTATCAGACGTCCGCAAGAGCTGATTGAGCAGGCGCTGAAACAAGACGCGCCTATCTATCAGGGTAAAGGCGGCGGTGCAACCGCTTCTGAAGACGGAGCTGCCAAAGGAAAAGGCGGCGGTTTCTACAAACACTTGATGAGCGGTGTCAGCAACATGCTGCCGTTCGTCGTCGGGGGCGGGATCTTAGTTGCGATTTCGTTCTTCTGGGGAATTAACGCGACCAAGCCGGGAGATCCGACTTATAATGAGTTCGCTGCTGTATTAAATAATATTGGCGGAACGAATGCACTTGGATTAATTGTCGCTGTATTGGCCGGATTTATCGCGATGAGCATTGCAGATCGTCCGGGATTTGCGCCTGGTATGGTCGGCGGTTTCATGGCGACACAAGCTGGCGCAGGTTTCTTAGGCGGCCTGATTGCCGGTTTCTTAGCTGGTTATATTGTTGTCCTGTTGAAAAAAGTGTTCGCTGGTCTGCCGCAAGTGCTTGACGGTTTAAAACCTGTGCTGCTCTACCCGCTGTTTGGAATATTCTTGACCGGAATCATTATGCAATATGTTGTCAATACGCCTGTCAAGTACATTATGGACGGCATGACACATTGGCTTGAAGGTCTTGGAACAGGAAACCTTGTCGTAATGGGTATTGTTTTAGGCGGTATGATGGCGATTGATATGGGCGGTCCGATCAACAAAGCGGCCTTTACATTCGGTATCGCAATGATTGAAGCTGGAAACTTTGGGCCTCACGCAGCCATCATGGCAGGCGGTATGGTGCCTCCGCTTGGAATTGCCCTTGCAACGACTTTCTTTAAAAATAAATTCTCAAAACGGGATCGCGAAGCCGGAATTACCAACTACGTGATGGGCTTGTCATTTATTACTGAAGGTGCGATTCCTTTTGCGGCAGCAGATCCGGCACGCGTCATTCCTGCTTGTATCATCGGGTCAGCAGTTGCCGGCGGTCTGTCTCAATTTTTCCATGTCACACTGCAAGCGCCGCATGGCGGAATATTCGTTCTCTTCTTTACGACGAATCATGCGCTGCTGTATCTCCTCAGCATCTTGATCGGTGCGGTTGTGACAGCTTTGATTCTCGGCGTTTTGAAAAAGCCGGTTCCAACTGAAAAATAA
- the lepB gene encoding signal peptidase I has translation MTEEKSTNKKNSLFEWVKAIIIAVVLALLIRAFLFEPYLVEGTSMDPTLHDGERLFVYKTVRYVGEFKRGDIVIIDGDEKNVHYVKRLIGLPGDTVQMKDDTLYINGKKVSEPYLSENRKEAEAVGVKLTGDFGPVKVPEGKYFVMGDNRQRSMDSRNGLGLIDKKRVAGTSQFVFFPFNEIRKTD, from the coding sequence TTGACTGAAGAAAAATCCACCAATAAGAAAAACTCTCTCTTTGAATGGGTAAAAGCCATTATTATTGCAGTCGTTCTGGCGTTATTGATCAGGGCATTTTTATTCGAACCGTATTTAGTGGAAGGTACGTCGATGGACCCGACGCTGCACGACGGAGAGCGGCTGTTCGTCTATAAAACGGTTAGATACGTAGGCGAATTTAAGCGGGGAGATATCGTCATTATCGACGGCGACGAAAAGAATGTCCATTATGTAAAGCGCTTGATCGGCCTGCCGGGAGATACCGTGCAAATGAAAGATGACACGCTGTACATAAACGGGAAGAAGGTGTCGGAGCCGTATCTTTCGGAAAACAGAAAAGAGGCGGAAGCAGTCGGCGTCAAGCTGACGGGCGACTTTGGCCCTGTGAAGGTTCCCGAAGGCAAGTATTTCGTGATGGGAGACAATCGCCAGAGGTCAATGGACAGCCGGAACGGCCTCGGACTGATTGATAAAAAACGAGTGGCCGGAACTTCGCAATTTGTGTTTTTCCCGTTTAACGAAATCCGAAAAACAGACTGA
- a CDS encoding ABC-F family ATP-binding cassette domain-containing protein produces the protein MIAVQNVSLRFADQKLFEDVNIKFAPGNCYGLIGANGAGKSTFLKILSGEIEPQTGEVHMSPGERLAVLKQNHFEYEEHEVLKVVIMGHRRLYEVMQEKDAIYMKPDFSDEDGIRAAELEGEFAELNGWEAEGEAAILLKGLGIPEELHTKKMADLGGSEKVKVLLAQALFGKPDVLLLDEPTNHLDIQAIQWLEEFLINFENTVIVVSHDRHFLNKVCTHIADLDFNKIQIYVGNYDFWYESSQLALKMAQEANKKKEEQIKQLQEFVARFSANASKSKQATSRKKLLEKITLDDIKPSSRKYPYVHFAPEREIGNDVLVVKDLSKTIDGVKVLDSVSFMMNKEDKIAFTGRNELAATTLFKILAGEMEPDSGSFKWGVTTSQAFFPKDNSEYFENSDLNLVDWLRQFSPHDQSESFLRGFLGRMLFSGEEVLKKASVLSGGEKVRCMLSKMMLSGANVLMLDEPTNHLDLESITALNNGLISFKGAMLFTSHDHQFVQTIANRIIEITPNGIVDKQMSYDEFLEDKTVQDKLAELYA, from the coding sequence ATGATAGCTGTTCAAAATGTCAGCTTGCGGTTTGCAGACCAGAAGCTGTTTGAAGATGTAAATATTAAGTTTGCGCCCGGAAACTGCTACGGATTGATCGGAGCAAACGGCGCCGGAAAGTCCACTTTTTTAAAAATATTGTCTGGCGAAATTGAGCCTCAGACAGGCGAAGTCCATATGAGTCCTGGCGAACGTCTTGCCGTCCTGAAGCAGAACCACTTTGAGTATGAAGAGCATGAAGTGTTGAAAGTCGTGATCATGGGACATAGACGACTTTATGAAGTCATGCAGGAAAAAGACGCGATTTACATGAAACCTGATTTTTCAGATGAAGACGGAATCCGCGCCGCGGAGCTTGAAGGCGAATTCGCCGAGCTGAACGGCTGGGAAGCCGAAGGGGAAGCCGCGATCTTATTAAAAGGACTCGGCATTCCTGAAGAACTTCATACGAAGAAAATGGCAGATTTGGGCGGCTCTGAAAAGGTGAAGGTCCTTCTTGCACAGGCCCTGTTCGGAAAACCCGACGTCCTTCTTCTCGATGAGCCGACCAACCACTTGGATATTCAGGCGATCCAATGGCTAGAAGAGTTTTTAATCAATTTTGAGAATACGGTTATCGTCGTATCGCATGACCGCCACTTTTTAAATAAAGTATGTACGCATATTGCCGACCTGGATTTTAACAAGATTCAAATTTATGTCGGAAACTATGATTTCTGGTATGAATCAAGCCAGCTTGCGCTTAAAATGGCTCAGGAAGCCAATAAGAAAAAAGAGGAGCAGATCAAACAGCTCCAAGAGTTCGTCGCCAGATTCAGCGCCAACGCCTCAAAATCGAAGCAGGCGACATCGAGAAAAAAACTGCTTGAAAAAATTACGCTTGACGATATTAAGCCTTCATCTCGCAAGTATCCGTATGTACATTTCGCACCTGAACGCGAAATTGGAAACGATGTGCTTGTTGTCAAAGACCTGTCGAAAACGATCGACGGCGTCAAGGTGCTTGACTCTGTCAGCTTTATGATGAATAAAGAGGATAAAATCGCCTTTACAGGCCGGAACGAGCTAGCCGCTACAACGCTCTTTAAAATCCTTGCCGGGGAAATGGAGCCTGACAGCGGATCGTTTAAATGGGGCGTCACTACATCCCAAGCGTTTTTCCCGAAAGACAACAGCGAGTATTTTGAAAACAGCGATTTAAACCTTGTCGACTGGCTCCGCCAATTTTCGCCGCATGACCAAAGTGAAAGCTTCCTGCGCGGATTTTTAGGCCGGATGCTGTTCTCCGGAGAAGAAGTGCTGAAAAAAGCAAGCGTTTTGTCAGGGGGAGAAAAAGTCCGCTGCATGCTGTCGAAAATGATGCTGTCCGGCGCCAATGTGCTGATGCTTGATGAGCCGACAAACCATTTGGACCTCGAGTCCATTACAGCGCTGAATAACGGTTTAATCAGCTTTAAAGGCGCCATGCTGTTTACATCTCATGACCATCAGTTTGTCCAAACAATCGCCAACCGGATCATCGAGATCACGCCAAACGGAATCGTCGATAAACAAATGAGCTACGACGAGTTTTTGGAAGACAAAACGGTTCAGGACAAGCTTGCTGAACTTTACGCGTAA
- a CDS encoding YybH family protein has protein sequence MSCRKALEQYIQATNTHEFENVKALLDPGAVYWFSDQTCSGFEEIQRYFENAWKQIENEVYSAGHVSWITETDEQAVCLYTYEWKGLYRGEPVQGAGRATNVFVKDESGRWKLKHEHLSSLPKR, from the coding sequence GTGTCATGCCGAAAGGCTCTTGAGCAATATATTCAAGCAACAAACACACATGAGTTTGAGAATGTCAAAGCCCTCCTTGACCCCGGCGCTGTGTACTGGTTTTCGGATCAAACGTGCTCGGGCTTTGAGGAGATTCAGCGTTATTTTGAAAACGCCTGGAAGCAAATCGAAAATGAAGTATACAGCGCCGGTCATGTCAGCTGGATCACGGAAACGGACGAACAGGCCGTCTGTCTTTATACATACGAATGGAAAGGGTTATATAGGGGCGAACCGGTTCAAGGGGCAGGCCGTGCGACAAACGTATTTGTAAAGGACGAGTCAGGACGCTGGAAACTGAAGCATGAACATTTAAGCAGTTTGCCCAAGCGATGA
- a CDS encoding aminopeptidase — MNSFTDKLSKYAKLVAEVGVNVQKGQQVVINASTEVRDFARLLVKSAYQRGAKNVTVRWQDDEVTRLKYELAPAEAFEEFPEWEAKGLETLAKEGAAFISIVSSSPDLLKGIDSKKISAQQKAAGKAMHTYRQMIQSDKVSWTVVAAPSPAWAKKVFPEADEETAVQKLWNEIFKTTRVDREDPVQAWKDHDQTLRDKVSVLNDKHYHALHYQAKGTDLTIELPEKHLWVGAGSTNENGVEFMANMPTEEVFTAPKKDGVNGTVSSTKPLSYGGNLIDGFTLTFKNGRITDVKAGQGEEILKELIETDEGSHYLGEIALVAHDSPISKSNILFYNTLFDENASNHLAIGSAYAFNIEGGKQMSREELAKEGLNESITHVDFMIGSGEMNIDGITADGKREPIFRNGNWAI; from the coding sequence ATGAATTCGTTTACTGATAAACTGAGCAAATATGCAAAGCTTGTGGCCGAAGTCGGCGTAAACGTTCAAAAAGGACAGCAAGTCGTCATCAACGCGTCAACAGAAGTACGCGATTTTGCACGGCTCCTCGTCAAAAGCGCCTATCAAAGAGGGGCGAAAAACGTGACGGTCCGCTGGCAGGATGATGAGGTCACAAGGCTGAAATACGAGCTGGCTCCTGCGGAAGCCTTTGAAGAGTTCCCTGAATGGGAAGCAAAGGGGCTTGAGACGCTCGCCAAAGAAGGCGCTGCTTTTATTTCCATTGTCTCTTCAAGTCCTGATCTTTTGAAAGGCATCGATTCCAAAAAAATCTCCGCACAGCAGAAAGCCGCAGGAAAAGCGATGCATACATACAGGCAAATGATTCAATCGGATAAAGTCAGCTGGACTGTCGTCGCAGCGCCTTCGCCGGCCTGGGCGAAAAAAGTATTCCCTGAGGCAGATGAAGAGACAGCCGTGCAAAAGCTATGGAATGAGATTTTCAAAACGACCCGCGTTGACCGTGAAGATCCCGTTCAAGCGTGGAAAGATCACGATCAAACCTTGCGCGATAAAGTAAGCGTCTTAAACGACAAGCATTATCACGCCCTTCATTACCAAGCAAAGGGAACAGATTTGACGATCGAGCTTCCCGAGAAGCATCTGTGGGTCGGCGCCGGAAGCACAAACGAAAACGGCGTCGAGTTCATGGCCAATATGCCGACAGAGGAAGTATTCACTGCTCCGAAAAAAGACGGGGTGAACGGCACCGTTTCAAGCACGAAGCCGTTAAGCTATGGCGGCAATTTAATCGACGGCTTTACACTGACATTTAAAAACGGACGGATTACGGATGTCAAAGCTGGACAAGGCGAAGAAATTTTAAAAGAGCTGATCGAAACGGATGAGGGTTCACACTACTTAGGCGAAATTGCGCTTGTTGCCCACGATTCGCCGATTTCCAAGTCCAATATTCTGTTTTACAACACACTGTTTGATGAAAATGCCTCAAACCACCTCGCGATCGGCAGTGCATACGCATTCAACATCGAAGGCGGAAAACAGATGTCGCGCGAGGAGCTGGCGAAAGAAGGATTAAACGAAAGCATCACACATGTTGACTTTATGATCGGTTCAGGAGAAATGAATATAGACGGAATCACTGCTGACGGAAAAAGAGAGCCGATATTCAGAAACGGCAACTGGGCGATATAA
- a CDS encoding protein YkpC (YkpC, a protein of only 43 or 44 amino acids, is found broadly in the genus Bacillus.) — protein MLRDMGRRLAITVILSGIILGGMSISLANMPSSPPGQTAKINR, from the coding sequence ATGCTTAGAGATATGGGAAGACGCCTGGCCATCACCGTTATTTTAAGCGGTATTATTCTCGGGGGGATGAGCATCTCCCTTGCAAACATGCCAAGCTCGCCCCCCGGCCAAACGGCCAAAATCAACCGTTAA